The Chionomys nivalis chromosome 10, mChiNiv1.1, whole genome shotgun sequence genome segment cgttttttaatcaataactccccaattaaaattttatccttctcaaagatctctgatgcagtttgacagctgagaggttttgtcagtttaaaaggactaCCTCACCAAATTTCAGTACAACTTCTTAACATGTTCtttttaagatatacaaatgcaagttattaaaatatgtacctgcaagttataaggtgtgaggacaaatacaagttatcaaatttctcacGTTGtatttcatagtcttaaagatacttttcattgtgcaaaacatgtcagtcattctgacatacatatgctgctgttttcttttttaaaaaacattatttttttaatatttatttattatgtgtacaatattctgtgtgtatgtctgcaggccagaagagggcaccagacctcattacagatggttgtgagccaccatgtggttgctgggaattgaactcaggacctttggaagagcaggcaatgctcttaaccactgagccatctctccagccctatgctGCTGttttctaaaacttatgttttcatgaactcaaagaattcttgtgagttccagggagctgaatttaaggattcaccttaaacaggtcagatacaacCCTCTCAATTCCTTGGTCCTGaaaaaattttttcttcctaaaattaactttgtcctctgctctgccaggtCTAAGAGACACTGGACAGTTCCACACCACAAATCCTGGACAGGAGTAAAGTGACCAACCACCCCAGGATGtaaccagcacccagctttctcaggtcccctaAGAAGGACTTCACCGCCCACaaacaagcaggaagcagtcttgagaccCCGCCAACTGAATTCCTTCAACCTACTATGCCTAActctctgcctttttattataagaaaaagatgggaatgtTGTTGTCTGCTGGCCAGGTCTGTCActtgggtaccctgtccctttaagagacaagcttcgCCCACTCCCAACCTCCCCGCTTCTGCTGAGGCAAGTGTATCTCCCACCTCTCCAGTGTGTCACACCCCCATCTGtactcccttctcccctccccatccataacccactgaataaactctatacccgagctctctctgcatggcgtaTCTGTCGGTCTCCTGTGTGGCCTCAGGCCACCTGCTAGGGAACCTGCAGGGGATCCCAGTGCCTGGGGTGACCCACTACTACTCCTCGTGAGGCCACCCTCAGGTCACCTCTTTATGAATGATAACACCCTGAATTTCATCAGACTATCAGGATGCTACCAAAGAACCATATTTATGACTGAAAGTCTTACCTATGGGATAGTACAGCTCGAGCAGAAAACTCCAGTAACGTTAATGGTACTTGAAGCTTTACAATTGGAAGGACTTCTGGTTTTTCAAAAGTATTTCCAAAAAGATCCAAGTACTCTAGGGATAGCATTTTAAATTCACAAGGTAGTTTTGTAAGTTTGTTCCGAGCTGCTGCTAGAAAACGGAGATTTCTCAGTTGTCCTATCTTGAAGGGAAGCTGAATCAGTTCATTATCACTAAGGGTTAAATTCATAAGTTCCCGAAATTGGCAAAACTGTACAGGGAGTGCCCTGAGTTTGTTCTTGCTGAGATCCAAACTCTGAAGTGACTTCTGGAGTGTGGACTGGCACAAGGACACACTAAATGACGCCAAGTGATTGTCACTAAGGTTAAGCTCTTGAAGGTGGGTGAGGTCTCCAATCGTGGCTGGAAGCGTTTTTATACAGTTGTGACTCAGGTCTAACTTCCTAAGGTTTTTTAAGCAGAGCATTCGCATATCAACTCGGGCCAGCCTACAATGAGAAACCTGAAGATGTTCCAGAGAACACGGAAAGCTCTTGCTCAGAGGATAATCCTTTTGGGATGCGATAACCATCTTGGTTTTTAAattctcaaattctgaagtcttCGCCGGTGTAAGTGTTGAAAGTGGTATATCGACATCACAGCCTCTGTGAGCCATTCTTACAGCTGAAAGTAAACTCTTTAAATTGCCAGGATTGGCCTGAAAAAAAAGTTACACAATTATAAATTCCATTTTAGAATCTTCATGCTTGTTAGTTCTTCCCTTAAAAAATCCTACAGTTGCATACACAGGCTATGTATGTAACCAGATTTTGAAATcagctgtaaaaaatattttagcacTTGGTCTAAATTTTAACTTTCAAAGTTTGGGGGGCAGTGAGAGGGCcaagtgggtaaaggtgcttgttgttAAGCATGacatcctgagttcagtccctgaaacCCAGATAGCAGAAGCAGAGGACCTACTCTTGAAGGTTGTCTTTAGACCTCCACCCAtgtagagacacacatacacacagaataagtAAGTGTTGGGCTGGTGAGaaggctcaggagttaagagcatttgctactcttgccgaggacccaggttcagttcccagcagccatatgAAGCAGCTCACAATGGTCTCAGTGTCTCTCTGCCTACAGATCAGAGATCAAGATGTAAAGGCTTCAGATACTGTGGCAGCACATatctgcatgctaccatgctctcTGCCACAATGAtaaactaagcctctgaaactgtaaacaagctcccaatgaaatgttttcctttagaagagttgccatggtcatagtgtctcttcacagcaatagaacagtgactaagtcAATGTATTTACACCAGGAGTAAAGACAGATTCTAGAAAGCTGTAAGTGGTGGCTTAggtctgtaataccagcactagagaagtTGAGGTAGGATTGCTGTCAGTTTCAAGTCAGCTTGGGCTACctcagaccctatctcaaagcaaacaaacaaacaaataaacaaacaaaaatacacctGCAAGAACTGTTTCTAATCGCTATTTGGGCTCTCAAGATGCTTTAAcaggcaaacattttgttttcagtaTTTGTGATATGGTCTCCCTGTGCATCTCTGGATGGCCAATAACTTGACACGTAGATCACACTAGACTTGGGTTTATAGAACTCCTCCTGACTTTGCttgctgagagctgggattacaggcatgcgatGCTGCACCTAGCTTGTGTATGTTTTGCTACAGCTTTCAATATCCTACCTTACTCAGACAGATGTCCACAGGAGGTTCCTTTAACCGGACAGTGGCTTTACCCTCATCCACAAATTTGTTGAAGAGCTGctcaatgttttcttttagctAATTAAAGTCAAAGGAGAAGGGTAAGGGAGAGGACAAAACTAGTCATGGCTATTCAATAACACTTATTGCAACTAGAATGTACCAGTCTCCTTCCAGGTTTTAGTTGGCTTTTGGTCCCACAGTCCAAGTGTTTTatgaagtttttgtttggttggcttttcttttttttttttttggtttttcgagacagggtttctctgtggttttggagcctgtcctggaactagctcttgtagaccaggctggccttgaacgcacagagatccgcctgcctctgtggttggcttttcttttttctttaaagccaGTGAATAGTTATAGCTTCCAGCCAGCTGACACCGGGTACTACTTTCCTTCATTTTAAGAGAATGTTCCCCTTCTCTCAACCCAGCTACATGGCGATAGAAAGAAGTGCCAGCAGTATATCCCCACCTTCACAGCCTCAGTCCCTTATTCCGGGTGAACATGCCTTTAGCTAGACTGTATGCAAACTCCATGAGAGCAAAAAGTCTGCCTTGTTGCTATGGTAACCTCTGAGCTAGAACAGTGACTGATATAATTGGTGCTCAAAACTTTTCATAACTGATGCTTTTGCCTTAGACTTCAATCACTCTTTGCTGAGAGGCCGCTGTGTACTAGGTACCAAGATAAAAAGTTGGAGCAGTGTTGAATAAGAATGGTTacctaggcggtggtggcgtatgcctttaatcacagcagaggcaggcggatctatgtgagttgaaggccagccaaCAGGGTCGACAGCacaagttccgggacagtcacggcacaaagaaaaaccctgtctcgaaaaaccaaaaccacagtcTGAGACAATAACCACAGTTATTAAAAAGTACAACAAAAAGCTAAGTAGGGGTTACTATAACCTAGGCAAGGAAGCCTCATCCAGTTTAGGAGTAGAAATGGGATTGTAAGGTGAGAGAGTTGAAGGACTAGAACACATTGGGTATGTAGTAAGGGGAATAGGAGGAAATAGCATTCCAGGTGGAGGCAACATAAGCAAAGCCGGGAAGGGAGAGCGTGGTAACTGTGAGAAGCCGATAATTCAGGAATTTAGCAAGGAGAAAaggtgggaagtggggaggagagcaAATACGTGTGGAAAGAAAACAGACCCCCAAGAGTGAAAGAGGTAAGAACCATAAAATTCACTAAGGATTTAAACTGAGAAGCATAATTAGATCTACATTAAAGTTTTTCCtgggaagccaggtgtggtgactcacaactctaatcccaggactcaggaggcagaggcgggcggatctctgtgagttcaaggccagcctggtctacaagaaatagttccaggacaggctccaaagctacagagaaatcctgtttaaaaaacaaaacaaaatccaaaataaataagtatgtttaaaaaaaaaaacttctcccaGAACTAGAACTGCAGTGTAAAAGTCTTAGCTGAAGGAGAGAAGGACAGGATAAAGGAAGGACAACAGTAGACGTGGACTCCTTAACAGGGGGCAAACAATTTAGACTACAATTTACAATTTAGCTGGGATGGAAGAAAATGTAGTTCAGAGGGTAGAACGCTTACCATGAACCTGTGGTTCTATCCTTAACACAGTAGTACTAACCAGGTGGAATGGTTCttgtgtgtaatcccagcacttgcgagagAGAGGCGCAGGAATCAGGAAATCAAGGCCATCTTTAGTTACATAGTGCTACAGCTAGCCTAGCAGGCACAAGGgcctaggttcaatctccagcacttcaaaagtaaataagtgaataagtaaataaaaataaatagcttcAAAAAGTTAATACTGTAGCCGAGCGGTagtagcaaacacctttaattccagcactcgggagacagaggcaggcggatctcttgagttcgaggacagtttgatttgcaagagctagttccaggacaggaaccaaagaaatcctgtctcaaaaaaccaaaaaaccaaacaatcaaaaaaaccCTCTCTTCCCTCAACTAAGTATTTGCTATGAACTATAATATATAAGGGAAAGAATCCTAGAAAACGTATAAAATGCActaaaaaaatcagataaaagGGCAGGTGATGAATCCCCTTCATCTCCATAGTGGACACAAAGACATCCTGTTTTCATCAAACAGCAGTGTCTGGTAACGGAGGAGAGCGGATTTTATAAATCTCGTTCTCAAACTTCGGTTCAGTTACGGACAGACGACTCTAGAGTTTGCCATCCTACCTACAGGTACAAAAATCTCGGGACCGCGGGCCAAGCATTTATGAagtaaagcagaggacacaggtAAACAACTTTAACAACAGCGACAGCGAGGACAATGACAACGACAGTCAGATTTAGTAGTATTCCCCGGCACACGCattctgtgtgtgctggagacCGGACCCAGAACCTCAGAATTTACTGCCAAGCTTTTCACCACTGCGCTCCAGACCCAACCCCTCTTCACCATCTCCTCATGACATCTATTGATTGAACGATGCTGCGGGGTCCCTCCGCCCTCACACCGCTGTCAGGGGCGGGTGGCACACGGGCCGCGTCGCTGTCACCGAGAGGAAGGACGCTCAGGGCGGCCGGGTCGCTGACCTCGTAGCGAGTCCCGCGCTTGTCCTTCATGGTGGAGACCAGCAGGCAGGCGCGGCCGCCGGGCTCGGTGCGCGGCGCCTGGCACAGGCTCACCACCGCTCGCACGCCCTTGCCCCGGCTCTTGAGCCCCAAGACCGGCAAGTGCCGGCTGAGGACCTCCACCTCACACGGCAGCCTCATCTCCCCGACAGCCGCCTCCGGGCCGCCCGGCCTTTGAAATTTGGCGCCACCCGGAGGGCGGGGCCTCCGGGGTCCTTCACGCGAGGACTGCCCGTGGCCCGCCTGCGCCCGCCGGCTTTAAGACTTCCCGGAGTTCCACGCCAAATTTCCCGTGGGACGGGTAGAATGCCCGTGTTTAGCATCGCCTTATGTTTTCTGAGTGAATCCCTGCATGCTCGGTGCGCGCTGGAGGACCGTCCGTCAGGCTTCGGAC includes the following:
- the Lrr1 gene encoding leucine-rich repeat protein 1, with the translated sequence MRLPCEVEVLSRHLPVLGLKSRGKGVRAVVSLCQAPRTEPGGRACLLVSTMKDKRGTRYELKENIEQLFNKFVDEGKATVRLKEPPVDICLSKANPGNLKSLLSAVRMAHRGCDVDIPLSTLTPAKTSEFENLKTKMVIASQKDYPLSKSFPCSLEHLQVSHCRLARVDMRMLCLKNLRKLDLSHNCIKTLPATIGDLTHLQELNLSDNHLASFSVSLCQSTLQKSLQSLDLSKNKLRALPVQFCQFRELMNLTLSDNELIQLPFKIGQLRNLRFLAAARNKLTKLPCEFKMLSLEYLDLFGNTFEKPEVLPIVKLQVPLTLLEFSARAVLSHRISYGPHIIPFHLCQDLDTAKTCVCGRFCLDSFIQGTATINLHSVAHTVVLVDNVDRMEAPIITYFCSLTCYVNSSDMLK